The following proteins come from a genomic window of Candidatus Zixiibacteriota bacterium:
- a CDS encoding S9 family peptidase, protein MKKQTRRAGSRKPVISADDLFALRLPTAVRISPDERKIAYPVERMDQKKKAYYSNIHVHDIAAGESRQYTFGDHNDRSVVWSPDGESIAFVSTRDKKTGIYIMPAAGGAERLVLEIDGAIMSMQFTPDSTHLVFALRYNDSHFVAEDDEKKKPPVFRHITRLNYKADGQGFLPKDRFQVYSLRLEDAALRQVTRGKRENVDPCVSPDGRLIAFVSNRSKNPDIDSLRQDLFVIPFGGGKERRVPTPPGPVFSPRFSPDGKLIAYMGHDNPHDAWGVTNIHVWIVGGSGTPKARDLMPTWDRMTIDQSISDMGEFGEGSAPAWSRDGRRIYFTASDTGVTNLFYVPRSGGKPTRVYRGQCHIKGFSIDGSCRTAACVFSDLTTPGEIIVCPTEYGGEKKARRLTDLNRIIRTNRRLGRVRELMFKSFDGIEVQGFLVTPPDFKRGRKYPAILQIHGGPRAQYAFTFFHEMQYLAARGYVVFYTNPRGGSGRGETWADAIAGGWGDLDYKDCMAAADWLERQSFVDPKRIGVTGGSYGGYMTNWMIGHTHRFRAAVTQRSVVNLRSMYGSSDIGWELEREFNGHPWTNFENYERCSPLVYSKNVKTPVLIIHSEQDLRCPIEQAEQMFVTLKVMGKTVEMVRFPEEPHGLSRHGRPDRRVARLEWIARWFDRYMKRK, encoded by the coding sequence ATGAAAAAGCAGACCCGCCGCGCCGGTTCACGAAAACCCGTCATCTCGGCCGACGACCTCTTCGCATTGCGCCTGCCGACCGCCGTCCGCATTTCGCCCGACGAGCGTAAGATCGCCTATCCGGTAGAGCGCATGGATCAGAAGAAAAAGGCCTACTACTCCAATATTCATGTCCACGACATCGCGGCCGGCGAATCGCGGCAGTACACCTTCGGCGACCACAATGACCGCTCGGTTGTCTGGTCGCCCGACGGCGAGTCGATCGCGTTTGTCTCGACTCGCGACAAAAAGACCGGGATCTACATTATGCCGGCGGCCGGCGGCGCGGAACGACTGGTGCTCGAAATCGACGGCGCAATCATGTCGATGCAGTTCACTCCGGACAGCACACACCTGGTGTTCGCCCTCCGGTACAACGACTCTCACTTTGTCGCGGAGGACGATGAGAAAAAGAAACCGCCCGTGTTCCGGCATATCACCCGGCTTAATTACAAGGCGGACGGTCAGGGGTTCCTGCCGAAGGATCGGTTTCAGGTCTACTCGCTCCGGCTGGAGGATGCCGCGCTGCGCCAGGTGACCCGCGGAAAGCGCGAAAACGTCGACCCGTGCGTCTCCCCCGATGGACGGCTGATCGCGTTCGTCTCCAACCGCTCCAAGAACCCGGATATCGACAGTCTCCGACAGGACCTGTTTGTCATTCCGTTCGGAGGCGGTAAGGAACGGCGAGTCCCCACTCCGCCCGGCCCGGTCTTCTCACCGCGCTTTTCGCCCGACGGCAAACTGATCGCCTACATGGGGCACGACAATCCCCATGACGCCTGGGGCGTCACAAACATCCACGTCTGGATTGTGGGGGGTTCCGGCACGCCGAAAGCGCGCGATCTCATGCCGACATGGGATCGCATGACCATCGATCAGTCCATATCGGACATGGGAGAATTCGGCGAGGGGAGCGCGCCCGCGTGGTCCCGCGACGGCAGGCGAATCTACTTCACCGCCTCCGATACGGGTGTAACCAACCTGTTTTATGTCCCCCGCAGCGGCGGTAAACCAACTCGCGTTTATCGCGGCCAATGTCATATCAAGGGGTTCTCGATCGACGGCTCATGCCGAACAGCCGCGTGCGTCTTCTCGGACCTGACCACCCCCGGCGAGATCATCGTGTGCCCGACCGAGTACGGCGGCGAGAAGAAGGCCCGCCGTCTCACCGATCTCAACCGCATTATCCGCACCAACCGCCGCCTCGGCAGGGTTCGCGAGTTGATGTTCAAGTCGTTCGACGGTATTGAGGTGCAGGGCTTTCTGGTAACCCCGCCGGATTTCAAACGCGGACGGAAGTACCCGGCGATCCTTCAGATCCACGGCGGTCCCCGGGCCCAGTACGCATTTACGTTCTTCCACGAAATGCAGTACCTCGCCGCTAGAGGATACGTCGTCTTCTACACCAATCCGCGCGGCGGATCCGGACGAGGCGAAACATGGGCCGACGCCATCGCCGGCGGCTGGGGCGATCTCGACTACAAAGACTGCATGGCCGCCGCCGACTGGCTCGAACGGCAGTCCTTTGTCGACCCCAAACGAATCGGCGTCACCGGAGGATCGTACGGCGGCTACATGACGAACTGGATGATCGGGCACACGCACCGCTTCCGTGCCGCCGTCACCCAGCGGTCGGTCGTCAACCTTCGCTCGATGTACGGATCGTCGGATATCGGGTGGGAACTGGAACGTGAGTTCAACGGACATCCGTGGACCAATTTCGAGAATTACGAACGCTGCTCGCCGCTCGTCTATTCCAAAAACGTGAAGACGCCGGTGCTGATCATACACAGCGAACAAGACCTGCGCTGCCCGATCGAGCAGGCTGAACAGATGTTTGTCACGCTGAAAGTGATGGGCAAAACCGTGGAGATGGTGCGCTTCCCCGAAGAACCCCACGGCCTGTCGCGTCACGGGCGGCCCGACCGGCGTGTCGCGCGGCTTGAATGGATCGCCCGATGGTTTGATCGGTATATGAAACGGAAATAG
- a CDS encoding cytochrome c maturation protein CcmE: MKAKYIIGALIIVVFVVWGTSAFLTTTVQYVPIEQAAVASRTVQVMGKIDFDKVKYDTDKSCLEFAIYDAEAATPQAAQSHLQVVYYGVVPGNFDQATSVVLKGKSGADGTFIAEQMLVKCPSKYQGEGGEYQDMKKHDEAVGASTGA, encoded by the coding sequence GTGAAAGCCAAATACATCATCGGGGCCCTGATTATTGTCGTTTTCGTGGTCTGGGGAACCTCGGCGTTTCTGACAACCACGGTGCAGTACGTGCCGATCGAGCAGGCGGCGGTCGCCAGCCGGACGGTGCAGGTGATGGGTAAGATCGACTTTGACAAGGTCAAATACGACACCGATAAGTCCTGCCTGGAATTCGCCATTTATGATGCCGAGGCCGCGACACCGCAGGCGGCGCAATCGCACCTCCAGGTTGTGTACTACGGCGTGGTGCCGGGGAATTTCGACCAGGCCACCTCGGTGGTGCTCAAGGGAAAAAGCGGGGCTGACGGCACGTTTATAGCCGAGCAGATGCTGGTGAAGTGTCCGTCGAAGTACCAGGGCGAGGGGGGAGAATATCAGGACATGAAAAAGCACGATGAGGCGGTAGGCGCCTCTACCGGCGCTTGA
- the ccsA gene encoding cytochrome c biogenesis protein CcsA, whose translation MIWQWVFFLAMAAMIVVSFLTVAPQQQIGESSRIFYYHIPQAWLAIVAFATSMVYSICYLRRRDAGLDDRAAIANALGLLFAILATVTGAIFAKVTWGTYWNWDPRQTSIFVLLLIYGAYFSLRGAVNGEERRAAMSAVYSIFAFPPAVFLMFVFPRLTPSLHPSDTVLDKNLKFSMTTDVASILFGSLILFTVLYIWMFKLAARVYALERARREVD comes from the coding sequence ATGATATGGCAGTGGGTGTTTTTTCTGGCAATGGCCGCGATGATCGTGGTGTCGTTTTTGACCGTGGCCCCGCAACAGCAGATCGGTGAATCCAGCAGGATATTCTATTATCACATTCCGCAGGCGTGGCTGGCGATCGTGGCGTTTGCCACCTCGATGGTTTATTCGATCTGTTACCTGCGTCGGCGCGACGCCGGGCTCGATGACCGGGCGGCGATCGCTAACGCGCTGGGGCTGCTGTTCGCAATACTGGCGACGGTGACGGGGGCGATATTCGCAAAAGTCACCTGGGGGACCTACTGGAACTGGGATCCCCGGCAGACATCGATATTCGTGCTCCTGCTGATTTACGGGGCGTATTTTTCGCTGCGGGGGGCGGTCAACGGCGAGGAGCGCCGGGCGGCGATGTCGGCGGTCTACTCGATTTTCGCGTTTCCCCCGGCTGTTTTTTTGATGTTTGTTTTTCCCCGCCTGACACCATCGCTGCACCCGTCGGACACGGTGCTGGACAAGAATCTAAAGTTCTCAATGACGACCGATGTTGCCTCGATTTTGTTTGGATCTTTAATTCTGTTTACCGTATTATATATATGGATGTTTAAACTCGCGGCCCGGGTTTATGCGTTAGAACGGGCGCGACGGGAGGTCGACTGA
- a CDS encoding heme exporter protein CcmB, producing MPVSSAGLTAKTVAVYAKDLRVELRNRYATSIVLMFAITTLAMISFSVGQASLGPRLLAALFWIVVFFSAMAGLSAVFVREEESGTALALRLKTDPTAVYLGKLLFNLTLLSLVTAVVTPLFFVLTDATADHIGAFVVILVLGVIGLCAATTLIGAIIAKAAVKGALFSVLSFPILITLLLMLVAASARVLDGQSFGAIFVELQGLFAYSVVMITASLLLFRFVWRE from the coding sequence TTGCCAGTCAGTTCTGCCGGCTTGACGGCTAAGACGGTTGCGGTGTACGCGAAGGATCTGCGAGTCGAACTTCGCAATCGATACGCGACCAGTATCGTGCTGATGTTTGCGATCACGACGCTGGCGATGATCTCGTTTTCGGTCGGTCAGGCGAGCCTGGGGCCGCGGCTGCTGGCCGCGCTGTTCTGGATTGTCGTCTTTTTTTCGGCGATGGCGGGGTTGTCGGCGGTGTTCGTCCGTGAGGAGGAGTCCGGCACCGCCCTCGCGCTTCGCCTGAAAACCGATCCGACCGCCGTGTATCTCGGCAAGCTATTGTTCAATCTCACGCTGCTTTCGCTGGTCACCGCGGTCGTAACGCCGCTGTTTTTCGTTTTGACCGATGCGACCGCCGACCATATCGGGGCCTTCGTGGTCATTCTCGTGCTGGGCGTGATCGGCCTGTGCGCGGCCACGACGCTGATCGGCGCGATCATCGCGAAGGCGGCCGTCAAGGGAGCGCTGTTTTCGGTCCTGTCGTTTCCGATCTTGATCACGCTGCTGTTGATGCTGGTGGCGGCCAGCGCCCGGGTGCTCGACGGCCAGTCGTTCGGGGCGATATTCGTGGAACTTCAGGGGCTGTTCGCCTATTCTGTGGTGATGATTACTGCGTCGCTTCTGCTCTTTCGATTTGTCTGGCGGGAGTGA
- a CDS encoding ABC transporter ATP-binding protein, which yields MAFVWVADRLYIATMYRLTATDLTKRFGSRKVFSGVSFEVTTGQALAIVGPNGSGKSTLVMTLLGEVRPTRGSAVFADDAGILTETAIQRTTSLVSPYLNLYDSLSGEENLVFFSQVEGAHTTGKQINALLERVGLAGRGSDLVHTYSSGMKQRLKYALALMNEPAFLFLDEPTSNLDDDGKRIVYDIIEEYTSRAIVVIATNETEDQRFASQFCRLDG from the coding sequence TTGGCTTTTGTTTGGGTTGCCGATAGGTTATACATTGCCACCATGTATCGTTTGACCGCAACCGACCTGACCAAACGATTCGGCTCCCGCAAGGTATTTTCCGGCGTCTCGTTCGAGGTGACGACCGGCCAGGCGCTTGCGATCGTGGGTCCGAACGGATCCGGTAAATCCACGCTTGTCATGACGCTGTTGGGCGAAGTGCGCCCCACCCGGGGAAGCGCCGTATTCGCCGACGATGCCGGGATCCTGACGGAAACGGCCATCCAGCGGACGACCTCGCTGGTCTCTCCGTATCTCAACCTGTACGACAGCCTGAGCGGCGAGGAGAATCTGGTGTTTTTCTCGCAGGTGGAGGGGGCGCATACCACCGGTAAACAAATCAACGCGCTTCTGGAGCGAGTGGGGCTGGCGGGCCGAGGGTCGGATCTCGTGCACACGTACTCATCGGGGATGAAGCAGCGACTGAAATACGCGCTGGCGCTCATGAACGAACCGGCATTTTTGTTTCTGGACGAGCCGACGTCGAACCTCGACGACGACGGCAAGCGGATCGTATACGACATAATCGAGGAATACACGTCCAGGGCGATTGTCGTCATCGCAACCAACGAGACGGAGGACCAGCGGTTTGCCAGTCAGTTCTGCCGGCTTGACGGCTAA
- a CDS encoding DUF1573 domain-containing protein, which yields MRIRFFLSTVLLVVAGSTVIAGPKVAVPESEFDFGKVVQNATVSHTFWIKSAGDDTLRITRIVPGCGCTKAPVTDSVLAPGDSTRLEIVFSTKSFRGLVAKQPFFETNAGTERNYLKIIADLSVDAEKMRPLVLSPAVVDVSQFTEAPRRRAKFQITNHDDKDYDLRLVDHAFNNFDIELPKRIKAGETVDATVVVKEALVGEAFEQSITFELNDANSTRYTVPIKRLVRIKPELSQSTSGR from the coding sequence ATGCGTATCAGATTCTTTCTTTCGACAGTGTTACTGGTAGTCGCAGGGTCGACGGTGATTGCCGGCCCGAAGGTGGCGGTTCCCGAGTCGGAATTCGATTTCGGCAAAGTAGTGCAGAACGCGACCGTATCACACACCTTCTGGATCAAATCGGCAGGCGACGACACGCTCCGCATCACCCGGATCGTACCCGGGTGCGGCTGTACGAAAGCGCCGGTGACGGACTCGGTTCTCGCCCCCGGCGACAGCACGAGGCTCGAGATCGTTTTTTCCACGAAGAGCTTCCGCGGACTGGTGGCCAAGCAGCCGTTTTTTGAGACTAACGCGGGGACGGAGCGGAACTATCTGAAGATTATCGCCGACTTGAGTGTCGACGCCGAGAAGATGCGGCCGCTGGTCCTCAGTCCGGCCGTGGTCGACGTCTCTCAGTTTACCGAGGCGCCGCGCCGCAGAGCCAAATTCCAGATCACCAATCATGACGACAAGGATTACGATCTGAGGCTGGTCGATCACGCCTTCAATAACTTCGATATCGAGCTGCCCAAGCGGATCAAGGCCGGTGAAACGGTCGACGCCACCGTGGTGGTCAAGGAAGCGTTGGTCGGCGAGGCGTTCGAGCAGTCGATTACGTTTGAGCTGAATGACGCCAACAGCACGCGTTACACGGTGCCGATCAAGCGTCTTGTCCGCATCAAGCCGGAGCTGTCGCAGTCGACATCGGGTCGCTGA
- the lepB gene encoding signal peptidase I → MTAKKQDTVGSIWDNIKQIFIAVVLALIIKTSIVEAYKIPTASMEDTLLIGDFLLANKFVYGAQLPLVGWRLPAFSQPERGDVVIFLFPGDGVTKYIKRCVGVPGDTILVRDKVLYVNGEPYPNPPEAKFIDTTVAGEQIIHPRRMGGQNSRDNFGPYVVPRDSYFMMGDNRDNSYDSRYWRAVPKELILGQAMVIHWSWDESRHPSPEVTVTDPLSVPRLFVFNAIHFFEKVRWNKLFTVVR, encoded by the coding sequence ATGACGGCAAAAAAGCAGGATACGGTCGGCAGCATCTGGGATAACATAAAGCAGATATTCATTGCCGTTGTCCTGGCCTTGATAATTAAAACGTCGATTGTCGAAGCCTACAAGATCCCGACGGCGTCGATGGAAGACACGCTGTTGATCGGGGATTTTCTGCTCGCGAACAAGTTCGTATACGGCGCGCAGCTGCCGCTGGTTGGCTGGCGTCTGCCGGCGTTCTCCCAGCCGGAGCGGGGCGACGTGGTTATTTTCCTTTTCCCCGGTGACGGCGTCACCAAGTATATCAAGCGTTGTGTCGGCGTGCCGGGCGACACCATCCTGGTTCGCGACAAGGTGCTGTACGTCAACGGCGAGCCGTACCCGAATCCGCCGGAGGCGAAGTTTATCGATACCACCGTTGCCGGTGAGCAGATCATCCATCCGCGCCGGATGGGCGGGCAGAACAGCCGCGATAATTTCGGACCATACGTGGTTCCCCGGGACAGCTACTTCATGATGGGGGACAACCGCGACAATTCGTACGACTCACGGTACTGGCGAGCCGTGCCCAAAGAGCTCATTTTGGGGCAGGCAATGGTGATCCACTGGTCCTGGGACGAGAGCAGGCACCCGTCGCCGGAGGTGACGGTTACCGATCCTCTGTCGGTGCCGCGACTGTTCGTATTCAACGCCATCCATTTCTTCGAGAAAGTTCGCTGGAACAAGCTCTTTACCGTGGTGAGATAA
- the rseP gene encoding RIP metalloprotease RseP: MITTILAFVFTLGVLIFIHELGHFLVAKWVGIGVERFSVGFPPYIVNWRRGGTAYSIGLIPLGGFVKMRGENPDDESSGADDEFMSKSVGQRAAVIFAGPFMNYALAVFLMIGILYFGGRPVYDDERSVVGTLAEGGPAEQAGLQVGDQIVAVDGQAVTSFESMRQLINARVQAPVDVTWVRGVDTMTASVTTTVGEQPRADGGIDTVGMIGISQQVLAYENYGIVESVERGFVAAHTMVYKTVEFVYLLISGQVSSKMIGGPLFIAKQAGREAEQGASRLFLFMALLSVNLAVLNVLPIPVLDGGHLVFLAIEAVKGKPLSVRARGLAQQIGLIVLLSLIIFVTYNDIMR, from the coding sequence ATGATTACGACCATCCTCGCATTCGTCTTCACGCTCGGCGTGCTGATTTTCATTCACGAACTTGGCCACTTTCTGGTCGCCAAGTGGGTGGGAATCGGCGTGGAACGGTTTTCGGTGGGATTCCCACCTTATATTGTCAACTGGCGGCGGGGGGGCACCGCATACAGTATCGGACTGATCCCACTCGGCGGATTCGTGAAGATGAGAGGGGAGAACCCCGACGACGAGTCATCGGGGGCCGACGACGAGTTTATGTCCAAGTCGGTTGGGCAGCGGGCGGCCGTGATATTTGCGGGTCCGTTCATGAACTATGCCCTCGCCGTGTTTTTGATGATCGGTATTCTGTATTTCGGGGGGCGTCCGGTCTACGACGATGAGCGAAGCGTGGTGGGGACGCTGGCGGAGGGCGGTCCGGCCGAACAGGCCGGCCTGCAGGTGGGCGATCAGATCGTGGCGGTCGACGGCCAGGCGGTCACCTCGTTCGAATCCATGCGCCAGTTGATCAATGCACGAGTCCAGGCGCCGGTTGATGTAACCTGGGTGCGCGGCGTCGACACCATGACGGCATCGGTGACGACCACCGTGGGCGAACAGCCCCGGGCCGATGGCGGCATCGATACGGTCGGCATGATCGGCATCTCGCAGCAGGTGCTCGCCTACGAGAATTACGGGATCGTTGAGTCAGTGGAGCGGGGATTTGTAGCCGCCCACACGATGGTGTACAAGACGGTCGAGTTCGTCTACCTGCTCATTTCGGGGCAGGTGTCCAGCAAGATGATCGGCGGGCCGCTGTTTATCGCCAAGCAGGCGGGCCGGGAAGCCGAACAGGGAGCCTCGCGCCTGTTTCTGTTCATGGCCCTGTTGTCGGTGAATCTGGCGGTGTTAAACGTGCTGCCGATCCCGGTGCTCGACGGCGGTCATCTTGTCTTCCTCGCGATCGAGGCCGTCAAGGGCAAGCCGCTGTCCGTGCGGGCGCGCGGATTGGCGCAACAAATCGGATTGATTGTGCTGTTGTCTTTGATCATCTTTGTCACGTACAACGATATCATGCGGTGA
- the dxr gene encoding 1-deoxy-D-xylulose-5-phosphate reductoisomerase, whose amino-acid sequence MPPRILVILGSTGSIGRSTLEVVEAHPGAFEIRALATYGNVELLAEQYRRFRPRYLCVVDGTRRSALETLLKDEPVEILAGESDLVELAGLRGPEMVVNAVVGAAGLRASLRAVEEGRDLALANKESLVAGGPLFAPIVKKTGARILPIDSEHSAIWQVLQCGRKEEIRRILLTASGGPFRTLAADRFEAVTVEQALNHPTWRMGAKITVDSATLANKGLEVIEAVQLFEVPADKIKVVVHPQSIIHSMVEFVDSSVIAQLSEPDMRLPITYALFWPERAESAYGRIDWSRMQSLTFEEPDLERFPALGLAFDAAERGGTAPAAFNAANEAAVAAFLEHRIRFTDIPLTIARVIERAESVAAPTLPDILAADHEARTLALQTMESLTV is encoded by the coding sequence ATGCCGCCGCGTATTCTCGTCATACTTGGCTCGACCGGTTCGATCGGGCGATCGACGCTGGAAGTCGTCGAGGCACATCCCGGGGCGTTTGAAATCCGGGCGCTGGCGACCTACGGTAACGTGGAGTTGCTGGCGGAGCAATACCGGCGGTTTCGGCCGAGATACCTGTGCGTGGTTGACGGTACGCGGCGGTCGGCGCTCGAGACGCTGCTGAAAGACGAGCCGGTGGAGATTCTGGCCGGCGAATCGGACCTGGTGGAGCTGGCGGGACTTCGGGGGCCGGAAATGGTGGTCAACGCGGTGGTGGGAGCCGCGGGACTTCGGGCGTCGCTTCGCGCCGTCGAAGAGGGCCGGGACCTTGCCCTGGCGAACAAAGAATCGCTGGTGGCCGGGGGGCCGCTTTTCGCGCCGATCGTAAAAAAGACCGGCGCGCGGATCCTTCCGATAGATTCGGAACATTCGGCGATCTGGCAGGTTCTTCAGTGCGGGCGCAAGGAGGAGATCAGGAGGATTTTGCTGACAGCCTCCGGCGGCCCGTTTCGAACGCTTGCAGCCGACCGATTTGAGGCGGTTACGGTGGAGCAGGCGCTGAATCATCCGACCTGGCGGATGGGCGCGAAGATCACGGTCGACTCGGCCACGCTGGCCAATAAGGGGTTGGAGGTTATCGAAGCCGTTCAACTTTTCGAGGTTCCGGCGGATAAAATCAAAGTTGTGGTTCATCCCCAGTCGATAATACACTCAATGGTGGAGTTTGTGGATTCTTCGGTTATCGCGCAACTATCCGAGCCGGACATGCGTTTGCCTATTACGTATGCATTATTCTGGCCCGAGCGGGCCGAGTCGGCGTACGGCAGGATAGACTGGAGCAGGATGCAATCACTGACGTTCGAAGAGCCGGATCTGGAGAGGTTTCCGGCCCTGGGTTTGGCTTTTGATGCTGCCGAGCGGGGAGGAACAGCCCCCGCGGCTTTTAATGCGGCGAACGAGGCCGCCGTAGCGGCATTCCTGGAACACCGCATCCGGTTTACGGACATACCGCTGACGATCGCCCGGGTAATCGAACGTGCCGAGTCGGTCGCCGCACCGACGTTGCCCGACATTCTCGCGGCGGACCATGAGGCACGCACGCTGGCACTGCAGACCATGGAGAGCCTTACAGTATGA
- a CDS encoding peptidylprolyl isomerase, with product MKKLLLTLTLGAAMMAHSGCGPETETPIRNKENHFVTLETSMGNLTLELYRDVAPAHADSFLARTNEGFYDGTVFHRIIKGFMIQGGDPTGTGAGDAGYRLNAEFSDLKHERGILSMARGPHPNSASCQFFICFANAPHLDGQYTVFGRVVNGSEALNKLEQTPVGPSRGGENSAPVEEVTLIKAYESTADGKAL from the coding sequence ATGAAAAAGCTTTTACTCACCCTCACATTGGGAGCGGCTATGATGGCGCATTCCGGATGCGGACCGGAGACCGAGACCCCGATACGCAACAAAGAGAATCATTTCGTTACGCTGGAGACCAGCATGGGTAATCTCACGCTGGAGTTGTACCGCGATGTGGCTCCGGCGCATGCCGATTCGTTTCTTGCTCGCACGAACGAGGGTTTCTACGACGGTACGGTGTTCCATCGTATTATCAAAGGCTTCATGATTCAGGGCGGCGACCCCACCGGGACCGGCGCCGGCGATGCGGGGTATCGGCTGAATGCGGAGTTTTCGGACCTGAAGCATGAGCGGGGGATTCTGTCGATGGCGCGGGGGCCGCACCCCAACTCCGCCTCATGTCAGTTTTTCATATGTTTTGCGAATGCGCCGCATCTTGACGGCCAGTATACCGTGTTCGGTCGCGTGGTGAACGGGAGCGAAGCGCTGAACAAGCTGGAGCAGACGCCGGTGGGGCCATCACGCGGGGGCGAAAACTCGGCGCCGGTGGAAGAGGTGACGCTGATCAAGGCCTATGAATCCACGGCGGACGGGAAGGCGCTCTGA